Proteins from a single region of Oryza brachyantha chromosome 6, ObraRS2, whole genome shotgun sequence:
- the LOC102708529 gene encoding protein IQ-DOMAIN 1, translating into MGSGDWFKTIISKKKSKRGKSKHAKVAGQVPNGPNSVNQKSNGPSSSSDPEDNAALEEWAATRIQNAFRCYKARKTLRCLKGVRRLHIIGQTNPVNKQTATTLNYIQSWNKLQAEIRNRRAFMVTEGRNRKKKQENQMKLEAKLHNLQVEWNGGSDTMEEILGRIQQREEAAVKRERAMAYAFNHQWRARSATSLGSFNYEVGKGGWGWSWMDRWIAARPWEPRSMVHPENPKKGPAKKENTSTNQSALKLQGSISLSNNINDRKIPKKKPSPSPDQKKPASSSSSPPDQQKPASAASPPDQKKQPAASSPPDQKKQPAASSPPDQKKQPAAPSPPDQKKPVARVQKAKAAGPAKAKPKDMKGSQEKKHQQQQLEVPSLSV; encoded by the exons ATGGGGTCTGGGGACTGGTTCAAGACGATCATCAGCAAGAAGAAGTCTAAACGTGGCAAGTCAAAGCATGCAAAG GTTGCCGGTCAAGTACCCAATGGACCAAACTCTGTAAATCAGAAGTCTAATGGTCCTTCTTCTAGTAGTGATCCTGAAGATAATGCAGCACTAGAGGAATGGGCAGCTACTCGAATTCAGAATGCATTTCGATGCTACAAG GCAAGGAAAACTCTCAGATGTCTGAAGGGGGTTAGAAGATTGCACATTATTGGGCAGACCAATCCAGTCAACAAGCAGACAGCTACCACCTTAAACTACATACAGTCTTGGAACAAGTTACAGGCAGAGATAAGAAACCGGCGTGCCTTCATGGTCACCGAAGGGCGCAACAGGAAGAAAAAGCAAGAAAATCAAATGAAACTTGAAGCAAAACTCCATAATTTGCAG GTCGAATGGAATGGAGGCTCGGATACCATGGAGGAAATACTTGGGAGGATTCAACAAAGGGAAGAGGCTGCAGTAAAGCGTGAGCGTGCCATGGCATATGCATTCAATCATCAG TGGAGAGCAAGGTCTGCCACAAGTCTTGGGAGCTTCAACTATGAAGTGGGCAAGGGTGGATGGGGCTGGAGCTGGATGGACCGGTGGATAGCTGCGCGGCCATGGGAGCCCCGGTCCATGGTCCACCCCGAAAACCCGAAAAAAGGGCCGGCGAAGAAGGAGAACACCAGCACAAACCAGTCAGCTCTGAAGCTGCAAGGCTCAATCAGTCTAAGCAACAACATCAATGATCGGAAAATCCCCAAGAAGAAGCCATCACCGTCTCCTGATCAGAAGAAAccagcatcatcatcatcatctcctCCTGATCAGCAGAAACCAGCATCAGCAGCATCTCCTCCTGATCAGAAGAAACAACCAGCAGCATCATCTCCTCCTGATCAGAAGAAACAACCAGCAGCATCATCTCCTCCTGATCAGAAGAAACAACCGGCAGCACCATCTCCTCCTGATCAGAAGAAACCTGTAGCAAGGGTGCAGAAAGCAAAGGCAGCTGGCCCTGCAAAGGCAAAGCCCAAGGACATGAAAGGGAGCCAAGAGAAGAAGCATCAGCAGCAACAGCTAGAGGTTCCTTCGCTCAGCGTGTAA
- the LOC121054757 gene encoding 3'-N-debenzoyl-2'-deoxytaxol N-benzoyltransferase-like gives MEPPPPPRQHQLRILETVQLHPPLADGRVQAGSFPLSGLDTDHNVLDVTFRTLRFFPPHPPSLDPFDVLPRAFAAALDMFVPLAGRLGDGGRVVRTAADTVPLVLAASDLSVADLDTDSPCSALVGCLAPGDGDGVMGSPALALQATRFACGGVALGMRVAHALCDGAGATKFLSAAARFARGVQEPAVAPVWERQARLGPRRPPRVVKPFDRVLALDAAAARHGPYGATGDAQAQITRECFHVSDARVETLRAGVAGEAGLKLPTFEFLAAFIWRARVKAKGTSPDEVVKMVYSMNISKLLAPPLPDGYWGNVCVPVYVALTAGELVGQPLAETAAMIKKSKQEVDDEYVRSYIDLRELRHGGEGVVTAGRGVSAFTDWRRLGHSEVDFGWGAPDAVLPLSWRLLGSTEPCFFLPYGAGDERRRLGFKVLAAVPPQALPCFREEMQELSSQRHCFHSKQKL, from the exons atggagccgccgccgccgccgcggcagcacCAGCTGCGAATCCTGGAGACAGTGCAACTACATCCGCCTCTGGCAGATGGCCGGGTGCAGGCCGGGTCGTTCCCGCTGTCTGGCCTGGACACGGACCACAACGTGCTCGACGTCACCTTCCGCACGCTGCGGTTCTTCCCTCCCCACCCGCCGTCGCTCGACCCGTTCGACGTCCTCCCGCGCGCGTTTGCCGCCGCTCTGGATATGTTCGTCCCGCTCGCCGGAAGGCTTGGAGACGGCGGCCGTGTTGTCCGGACTGCCGCCGACACCGTCCCCCTCGTTCTCGCGGCGTCCGACCTCTCGGTGGCCGACCTCGACACCGACAGCCCGTGCTCCGCTCTGGTCGGCTGCCTCGCGCcgggagacggcgacggcgtgatGGGATCCCCGGCGCTCGCGCTTCAAGCCACGCGGTTCgcctgcggcggcgtcgcACTGGGGATGCGGGTGGCACACGCGCTctgcgacggcgccggcgccaccaagTTCctttccgccgccgcgcggttCGCGCGCGGGGTGCAGGAGCCTGCGGTGGCGCCGGTGTGGGAGCGGCAGGCCCGGCtggggccgaggcggccgccgcgcgtgGTGAAGCCGTTCGATCGCGTCCTcgcgctcgacgccgccgccgcgcggcacGGACCGTACGGCGCGACCGGCGATGCACAAGCACAGATCACGAGGGAGTGCTTCCACGTGAGCGATGCCCGTGTGGAGACGCTCAGGGCGGGGGTCGCCGGCGAAGCTGGCCTCAAGCTCCCAACGTTCGAGTTCCTCGCCGCGTTCATCTGGCGCGCCAG GGTGAAGGCCAAGGGAACGAGCCCCGACGAGGTGGTGAAGATGGTGTACTCCATGAACATCAGCAagctcctcgcgccgccgctcccggaCGGCTACTGGGGCAACGTGTGCGTCCCAGTGTACGTcgccctcaccgccggcgagctcgtcggGCAGCCGCTGGCAGAGACAGCCGCCATGATCAAGAAGAGCAAGCAGGAGGTGGACGACGAGTACGTCCGATCCTACATCGACCTCCGGGAGctgcggcacggcggcgagggcgtcgTCACGGCGGGGCGCGGCGTGAGCGCGTTCACCGACTGGCGCCGCCTCGGGCACTCGGAGGTGGACTTCGGGTGGGGCGCGCCCGACGCCGTGCTGCCGCTCTCGTGGAGGCTGCTCGGCAGCACGGAGCCGTGCTTCTTCCTGCCgtacggcgccggcgacgagaggcggcggctggggtTCAAGGTGCTCGCCGCGGTGCCGCCGCAGGCGCTGCCCTGCTTCAGAGAGGAAATGCAGGAGCTGTCGTCGCAACGCCATTGCTTCCattcaaaacaaaaactgTAA
- the LOC121054649 gene encoding uncharacterized protein LOC121054649, whose amino-acid sequence MAYSSSGAWRSSASSLVCVLLMLLLVLSATVSCGEPDHGDQYRVQLVGITGRRMLVAGSSNNAATVSSPTAAAAATVISVPQLGRAAAAAAAMPFSESKRSSPGGPDPQHH is encoded by the coding sequence ATGGCGTACTCCTCCTCTGGTGCATGgaggtcgtcggcgtcgtcgctgGTGTGCGTCttgctgatgctgctgctcgtcCTGTCCGCCACCGTCTCCTGCGGCGAGCCTGACCATGGCGACCAATATCGCGTCCAGCTGGTCGGGATCACCGGCCGGAGAATGCTCGTCGCCGGGAGCAGCAACAACGCTGCCACTGTCagctcgccgacggcggccgccgcggcgaccgtCATTAGCGTGCCGCAGTTAGgtcgggcagcggcggcggcggcggcgatgccgtTCTCCGAGTCGAAGAGGTCTAGCCCCGGCGGCCCGGACCCTCAGCACCATTAA
- the LOC102701086 gene encoding protein SEEDLING PLASTID DEVELOPMENT 1 has product MTPPPPPRCLGLRVCLVQPLPVRASHRSAYGFPFPPAPRRSAVCPVLPVRRGRRQGAQLRAARGDAAAPEGSEEELRRLLELLPGELRRRVEGHPELPALVEVVMDLGRPPLARFTSGDFLLSHSPISFDDLRHATSQVGDFGADNRAGISRTLHRISAIRNRKGAIIGLTCRVGRAVPGSANLLQDLVKDGGSLLLIGPPGVGKTTVIREIARMLADDYKKRVMIVDTSNEIGGDGDIPHPGIGNARRLQVPNQDMQHKVLIEAVENHMPQAIVIDEIGTKLEALAASTIAQRGIQLVATAHGITIENLVMNPSLDLLVGGVQSVTLGDEEANRRGVQKTVLERKGPSTFTCAAEIVSKTELRVHRSLEDTVDALLAGKMPSVEIRKFGSKGLVQEIFVQKEHLHLSPPESAVQLNTDSLSNARRSLDSAFNLDSAEGYANRSTEAEPGLNLYAYGISESTALQAIKQLELEDVITLTYNISEADAVIALQSKLKKNAQIQAVVKSQDIPVFFTKTNSLVQIRRAIRALVDDHTDGLMDFEENEEMRSSEETDALEEARLAIEQVVIPKGESVQLLPRPPSIIASQVDLVESFKLKWEAIGQEPNQCLRILPRFVGVEEGSMSVKQEAATDKLTDSDSADDMDYKQNGVSRLPFLPE; this is encoded by the exons atgacgccgccgccgccgccgcgctgcctcgGCCTCCGCGTCTGCCTCGTACAGCCACTCCCTGTCCGCGCTTCTCACCGCTCTGCCTATGGGTTCCCCTTCCCCCCCGCTCCCCGCCGGTCAGCTGTTTGCCCCGTCCTCCCCGTCCGTCGTGGCCGCCGGCAGGGAGCTCAGCTACGAGCCGCGCGGGGGGATGCTGCGGCCCCGGAGGGGTCCGAGGAGGAGCTGCGGAGGCTTCTGGAGCTGCTTCCCGGGGAGCTGAGGCGGCGGGTGGAGGGCCACCCGGAGCTCCCCGCGCTGGTGGAGGTGGTCATGGACCTCGGCCGCCCCCCGCTCGCCCGCTTCACCTCCGGCGACTTCCTCCTCTCGCACAGCCCCATCTCCTTCGACGACCTCCGCCACGCCACCTCCCAG GTTGGGGATTTTGGAGCGGATAATCGAGCTGGAATTAGCCGGACGCTGCACCGGATCAGCGCGATTCGCAACCGGAAGGGCGCCATCATAGGCCTCACTTGCCGCGTTGGGCGGGCTGTGCCCGGAAGTGCTAATTTGCTGCAGGATTTGGTTAAGGATGGTGGGTCATTGCTGCTCATCGGTCCACCGGGTGTGGGGAAGACGACTGTCATAAG AGAAATCGCTCGTATGCTAGCTGATGATTATAAGAAGCGGGTGATGATTGTTGACACGTCCAATGAGATAGGTGGAGATGGAGATATTCCTCACCCAGGAATAGGGAATGCTCGTAGGTTGCAGGTGCCTAACCAAGATATGCAACATAAG GTATTGATAGAAGCTGTCGAAAACCACATGCCCCAGGCAATAGTCATTGATGAAATTGGAACAAAGCTAGAGGCTTTGGCTGCTAGCACCATTGCACAACGGGGGATACAACTTGTTGCCACCGCCCATGGCATAACAATAGAGAATTTGGTAATGAATCCATCGCTAGATCTGCTTGTAGGAGGTGTGCAG AGCGTCACCCTTGGTGATGAAGAAGCTAATCGAAGAGGGGTCCAGAAAACTGTCCTGGAGCGCAAGGGTCCATCAACTTTTACATGTGCTGCAGAGATTGTCTCCAAAACAGAATTGCGTGTCCATCGTAGTTTGGAAGATACTGTAGATGCTCTGCTTGCAg GAAAAATGCCTAGCGTTGAAATTCGTAAGTTTGGCTCAAAGGGGTTGGTGCAGGAAATTTTTGTGCAAAAGGAACACTTGCATCTCAGTCCTCCTGAAAGTGCAGTTCAATTGAACACTGATTCTTTGAGCAATGCAAGAAGAAGCTTGGACTCGGCATTTAATCTTGATTCTGCCGAAGGGTATGCGAACAGATCAACTGAAGCTGAACCAGGCCTCAATCTATATGCTTATGGG ATCTCGGAGTCGACTGCCTTGCAAGCCATTAAACAACTGGAGTTGGAGGATGTTATAACCTTAACTTATAACATCAGTGAAGCTGATGCGGTTATTGCATTGCAATCAAAGCTCAAGAAGAATGCCCAGATTCAGGCTGTTGTGAAATCTCAAGATATACCTGTTTTTTTCACAAAG ACAAACTCCCTGGTCCAAATCAGGAGGGCAATCCGTGCCCTTGTTGACGATCACACGGACGGGTTGATGgattttgaagaaaatgaaGAAATGAGATCTTCAGAGGAAACTGATGCTTTGGAG GAAGCTAGATTGGCAATTGAGCAAGTAGTGATCCCGAAAGGAGAAAGCGTGCAGCTACTGCCCCGACCACCAAGTATCATTGCTTCCCAAGTGGATCTAGTCGAAAGCTTCAAGCTCAAGTGGGAAGCTATAGGCCAGGAGCCAAACCAATGCCTCAGAATTCTTCCGCGATTCGTAGGCGTGGAAGAAGGCAGCATGTCTGTCAAGCAAGAGGCTGCGACTGATAAGCTCACAGATTCAGACAGTGCCGATGACATGGACTACAAACAGAATGGTGTCAGCAGGCTGCCTTTCCTCCCAGAGTAG
- the LOC121054659 gene encoding E3 ubiquitin-protein ligase EL5-like, translating to MLASSAAFTDRPAARRVYGDGDGGNRAIVPLFLAAAFLFFVIYQLFGVAAAAVVMALFCAFALAANNVKVTRGFPFLRRLPLGAGEGRAGGGGGAVARAAAGMDAAAIMALPATFGYKRDRAAAPEGWAQCAICIGLVRVGEAVRRLPSCGHLFHSGCVDVWLSAHATCPLCRAAVCAALPAPELPV from the coding sequence AtgctcgcctcctccgccgcgttCACGGACagaccggcggcgcgacgcgtctacggcgatggcgacggcggtaACAGAGCGATCGTGCCGCTGTTCCTGGCCGCGGCGTTCCTGTTCTTCGTCATCTACCAGCTCTTCggcgtggccgcggcggccgtcgtcATGGCGCTCTTCTGCGCCTTCGCCCTCGCCGCGAACAACGTCAAGGTGACGCGCGGCTTCCCCTTCCTGCGCCGCCTGCCCCTCGGCGCGGGGGAGGGCCgtgctggtggtggaggaggagccgtggcgcgggcggccgccgGGATGGACGCCGCGGCCATCATGGCGCTCCCGGCGACGTTCGGGTACAAGCGtgaccgggcggcggcgccggaggggTGGGCGCAGTGCGCCATATGCATCGGCCTGgtgcgcgtcggcgaggccgtGCGGCGGCTGCCGTCGTGCGGACACCTGTTCCACTCCGGCTGCGTCGACGTGTGGCTGAGCGCGCACGCGACGTGCCCACtgtgccgcgccgccgtgtgCGCGGCactgccggcgccggagctgccTGTCTGA